Proteins encoded by one window of Cannabis sativa cultivar Pink pepper isolate KNU-18-1 chromosome 4, ASM2916894v1, whole genome shotgun sequence:
- the LOC115711989 gene encoding patatin-like protein 2, producing the protein MEVVIEKFGNINNKMKKGGSSSGKMFTVLSIDGGGIRGVIPGTLLAFLEEKLQELDGEEARLADYFDVISGTSTGGLVTTMLAAPNKDNRPLFAAKDINNFYMEHTPKIFPQNDNASFFKSITSIMDTLTGPKYDGKYLHTLLNNLLGDLTLDQTLTNIVVPAFDIKLMQPVIFSTNQGKAKRLKNARLADVCISTSAAPTFLPPHSFETRDRKGNTRCFDLIDGAVAANNPTMLAISQMLREMTKKKNSLGELMRCEDDDDQQGQATTPPLTPRLDGKNMLVLSLGTGSAKVQEKYNASRASQWGLLSWVFDNGNTPLIDIFGDASSDIVDFLVSTHFQSRRHRNNYLRIQDDTLVGAESSVDVATTENLQRLVEIGNKLLEKPISRVNLETGKYQPIQGEGTNAQALTHFAKLLSQERKLRLSNNKK; encoded by the exons ATGGAAGTGGTTATTGAAAAGTTtggtaatattaataataagatGAAGAAGGGTGGATCATCATCAGGAAAGATGTTTACAGTTTTGAGCATTGATGGAGGAGGGATTAGAGGAGTTATCCCGGGAACACTTCTGGCGTTTTTAGAGGAAAAACTACAAGAATTGGATGGAGAAGAAGCAAGACTTGCTGACTATTTCGATGTAATCTCAGGAACAAGCACGGGAGGCCTAGTGACCACCATGCTTGCGGCCCCGAACAAAGACAACCGACCTTTGTTCGCGGCCAAAGACATCAACAACTTTTACATGGAACACACACCTAAGATCTTCCCCCAAAATGACAACGCCAGCTTTTTCAAAAGCATTACATCCATCATGGACACACTCACCGGTCCTAAATACGACGGCAAATATCTTCACACTCTTCTCAACAACTTGCTCGGAGACCTTACTCTCGACCAAACCCTAACTAACATCGTTGTCCCCGCGTTCGATATCAAGCTCATGCAACCAGTCATCTTCTCTACAAACCAA GGAAAAGCAAAGCGTTTGAAAAACGCTCGACTCGCAGATGTATGCATAAGTACCTCAGCGGCTCCTACCTTTCTTCCTCCACACAGTTTTGAAACAAGGGATCGCAAAGGAAATACACGCTGCTTCGATCTTATAGATGGGGCAGTGGCGGCAAACAATCCAACGATGTTGGCCATAAGCCAAATGTTGAGAGAAATGACAAAGAAAAAGAACTCATTAGGGGAATTGATGAGATGCGAGGATGATGATGATCAACAAGGGCAAGCGACTACTCCACCGTTGACTCCTAGGTTGGATGGGAAAAATATGCTAGTACTATCGTTGGGAACAGGATCAGCAAAGGTTCAAGAGAAGTACAATGCAAGTAGGGCATCCCAATGGGGTCTCTTAAGTTGGGTATTCGACAATGGCAACACACCCCTCATTGATATTTTTGGTGATGCTAGTTCTGATATTGTTGACTTTCTTGTCTCCACTCACTTTCAATCTCGTCGTCATAGAAACAATTATCTACGTATTCAG gaTGATACATTGGTTGGGGCAGAGTCATCCGTAGATGTAGCCACTACTGAGAATCTTCAAAGACTTGTTGAGATTGGAAATAAACTATTAGAGAAGCCAATTTCAAGGGTTAATTTGGAAACTGGAAAGTATCAACCTATTCAAGGAGAGGGCACCAACGCACAAGCTCTCACTCATTTTGCCAAACTTCTATCCCAAGAAAGGAAACTTAGATtatcaaataacaaaaaataa